One window of Trifolium pratense cultivar HEN17-A07 linkage group LG5, ARS_RC_1.1, whole genome shotgun sequence genomic DNA carries:
- the LOC123886871 gene encoding uncharacterized protein LOC123886871, giving the protein MARKFESVKDINDAKDLWKISVKVKEKWTNLKDGKESIELLVVDDKGDDIYVFIPNELHQKFEKDILITVNNTYTMQNFQVIKNDDQFKTSCHDYKLRFNGGTLVKDVNVHQIPDAVTKYCWIGDQIGYSQSIAGTRKVQQHSNCLHSMGNYALKFFDVQNESKGEPIIVLMKYAKIKKEGKWPLTISNTWSTTKLFINEEVPEIVEFKKILLAGIESGTVDRFAETPSQMMSQSYGSSQYTPQQIFMHNSEIMPLRKMVQLPQETKCVTIVNTIKVKPTKYGWYYLTCFKCPRQCFGEAPPYKCGDDHETETEILRYKLDVEVGDGQAKATFVFWDRECEYLIGKSALVLRSEMLADGIHDPLDYPEDIDLIVGKTLAVKVKCQPKWKTGSVIQINQADDFINEISSQFPPTDAPQGLVKVVAKKLVIEDNSTAESVPPNICEVEAEVELQPTTTVEDLRDVDDVIPTISLFASDEIDPLIFEMKTPSKRSGNDLTSTSQDAEVEDFIGEKSSSTKLLKVGGNAAGKRGLKIPKKKK; this is encoded by the exons ATGGCTAGGAAATTCGAGAGTGTCAAAGACATAAACGACGCGAAGGATCTTTGGAAGATATCTGTGAAAGTCAAAGAAAAATGGACTAACTTGAAGGATGGAAAAGAGTCTATTGAACTTCTGGTTGTGGACGACAAG GGAGATGACATATATGTGTTCATTCCTAACGAACTACATCAGAAATTTGAAAAAGACATTCTTATAACTGTGAACAACACTTACACAATGCAAAATTTTCAAGTTATCAAAAATGATGACCAGTTCAAAACATCGTGCCATGATTACAAGTTGAGGTTCAATGGTGGAACTTTAGTAAAAGATGTCAATGTCCATCAAATTCCTGATGCAGTCACAAA ATATTGTTGGATTGGTGATCAAATTGGTTATTCACAGTCTATTGCTGGAACTAGGAAAGTTCAA CAACATTCCAATTGCTTGCACTCTATGGGAAACTATGCACTTAAGTTCTTCGATGTTCAGAATGAATCTAAGGGTGAACCAATTATTGTATTGATGAAATATGCTAAAATCAAAAAAGAAG GAAAATGGCCGTTGACAATATCAAACACATGGAGTACCACTAAGCTTTTCATCAATGAAGAAGTTCCAGAGATTGTTGAGTTCAAGAAAAT CTTACTTGCCGGTATTGAAAGCGGTACTGTGGATCGATTTGCTGAAACTCCATCACAAATGATGAGCCAATCATATGGAAGTTCGCAGTACACACCGCAACAAATATTCATGCACAATTCTGAGATCATGCCTCTGAGGAAAATGGTCCAACTACCACAG GAAACCAAATGTGTGACTATTGTCAACACAATTAAGGTAAAGCCTACAAAATATGGTTGGTACTATTTGACATGCTTCAAATGCCCTAGACAATGCTTCGGTGAAGCTCCTCCATATAAATGCGGCGATGACCATGAAACTGAAACAGAAATTCTTAG GTACAAGTTGGATGTTGAGGTTGGTGATGGTCAGGCTAAGGCAACTTTTGTCTTCTGGGACCGCGAATGTGAATATTTAATTGGCAAAAGTGCCCTTGTGCTACGATCTGAGATGTTGGCG GATGGAATCCACGATCCTCTTGATTATCCAGAAGACATCGATCTAATTGTTGGGAAAACTTTGGCTGTTAAAGTTAAGTGTCAACCCAAGTGGAAAACTGGATCAGTTATACAAATCAATCAAGCAGATGACTTTATCAATGAAATTTCCTCTCAGTTTCCACCTACTGAT gcTCCTCAAGGACTGGTCAAAGTTGTTGCTAAGAAGTTAGTTATAGAG GACAATAGCACTGCAGAATCTGTACCACCAAATATATGTGAAGTCGAGGCTGAAGTTGAG TTGCAGCCTACTACTACTGTTGAAGATCTTCGTGACGTTGATGACGTTATACCAACG ATTTCTCTGTTTGCATCTGATGAGATTGATCCACTCATTTTTGAAATGAAGACACCATCAAAACGGTCAGGTAATGACCTAACATCTACTTCCCAAGATGCTGAAGTTGAAGATTTTATTGGAGAAAAATCATCATCTACAAAATTGTTGAAAGTTGGAGGAAATGCAGCAGGAAAGAGAGGTCTGAAAattccaaaaaagaaaaaatga
- the LOC123884768 gene encoding uncharacterized protein LOC123884768, producing the protein MAECNREDYFLANDVESTSAGKKYGGLVPKKKPLISKDNERAFFDSADWALCKQGAGVNQQSTAAVETLRPKLKRTPHQQLPPRRPACTSG; encoded by the exons ATGGCAGAGTGTAATAGAGAAGACTATTTCCTTGCCAATGACGTTGAG TCAACATCCGCCGGCAAGAAGTATGGTGGGCTTGTCCCAAAGAAAAAGCCTTTGATATCCAAA GATAATGAAAGGGCATTTTTTGATTCAGCAGACTGGGCATTATGCAAg CAAGGTGCTGGAGTGAATCAACAATCTACAGCAGCCGTAGAGACCCTGCGACCAAAACTAAAG aGAACTCCACATCAGCAGCTTCCCCCAAGAAGACCAGCATGCACATCTGGTTGA